Proteins from one Ascaphus truei isolate aAscTru1 chromosome 19, aAscTru1.hap1, whole genome shotgun sequence genomic window:
- the LOC142470052 gene encoding LOW QUALITY PROTEIN: leukotriene B4 receptor 1-like (The sequence of the model RefSeq protein was modified relative to this genomic sequence to represent the inferred CDS: inserted 2 bases in 1 codon): MRPGNQTSEVGGHDSPPLQAENVAVSVVLALAFIIGMPGNLVVIWSIGSQLKSRSSTATLILNLAVADLLVLMTLPVWIYSFADRWVFGVPFCKVLVYIIYSSIYASIFLITALSVERFLAVXFALQRWSRQQIFLRVILIIWALAMLLGIQVLPFQNTEEVEGRTQCMSRIYATDGQKLACLVLETLLGFVIPFSIIITCYIYLRMKLRDLSYVSKRKSETLITSVVVAFILCWIPHHVLNLLQISSVLLKLSHPDLSDTLDKVTEVVKNITGALVFLSSCVNPILYTFAARKFRSHIRLTKLVKLFETVGHVVSEQNLKGTPQNVSTENHSANTQVFVVDSSPQKV; encoded by the exons ATGAGACCCGGGAACCAGACCTCAGAGGTTGGAGGTCACGATTCTCCACCGCTGCAGGCAGAGAACGTGGCCGTGAGTGTGGTGCTGGCGCTGGCCTTCATTATCGGCATGCCGGGTAACCTGGTGGTAATTTGGAGCATCGGCAGTCAGCTGAAGAGCCGCTCTTCAACAGCCACTCTGATCCTCAACCTGGCTGTGGCTGACCTCCTGGTCCTGATGACTCTTCCTGTCTGGATTTATTCCTTCGCTGACCGCTGGGTGTTTGGGGTGCCATTCTGCAAGGTATTGGTGTACATAATCTACTCTAGCATATACGCCAGTATCTTCCTCATCACTGCGCTGAGCGTAGAGCGCTTCCTGGCTGT TTTCGCCCTGCAGAGGTGGAGCCGACAGCAGATCTTCCTGAGGGTCATCTTAATCATCTGGGCACTGGCCATGCTGCTGGGCATCCAGGTCCTCCCCTTTCAGAACACAGAGGAGGTGGAAGGACGTACTCAGTGCATGTCCCGTATCTACGCCACTGACGGTCAGAAGTTAGCCTGCCTTGTGCTGGAGACGCTGCTCGGATTTGTCATCCCATTCAGCATCATCATCACCTGCTACATTTACCTAAGAATGAAGCTCCGAGACCTGAGTTATGTATCCAAGCGCAAGTCGGAAACGCTAATCACCAGCGTGGTCGTAGCTTTCATCCTCTGCTGGATCCCCCATCATGTTTTAAACCTCCTGCAAATCTCTTCGGTTCTGCTGAAGCTTTCGCACCCGGATCTCTCTGATACTCTGGACAAGGTCACGGAGGTTGTGAAAAACATCACGGGGGCCTTGGTGTTCCTCAGCAGCTGCGTCAACCCCATATTGTACACCTTTGCCGCGCGCAAGTTCCGTAGCCACATCAGGCTCACCAAACTGGTCAAGCTGTTTGAGACCGTGGGGCACGTGGTATCAGAGCAGAACTTGAAGGGGACACCGCAAAACGTGTCAACCGAGAACCACAGCGCCAACACGCAGGTCTTTGTGGTGGACAGCTCACCCCAAAAAGTGTGA